From one Anabas testudineus chromosome 18, fAnaTes1.2, whole genome shotgun sequence genomic stretch:
- the paip2b gene encoding polyadenylate-binding protein-interacting protein 2B codes for MPEPAEMSGPEVAKTPGGGAPGKEGKEPVANGHAGESSDANPFAEYMWMENEEEYNRQVEEELLEQEFLERCFQEMLEEEDQDWFIPARDLNNQGVGQLQQQLNGLSVSDHHSNVEEVARKSILNPEAKEFVPGKKY; via the exons ATGCCAG AGCCGGCTGAGATGAGCGGTCCAGAGGTGGCCAAGACACCGGGAGGCGGTGCACCGGGCAAAGAGGGAAAGGAGCCGGTGGCCAACGGGCACGCAGGAGAGAGCAGCGACGCTAACCCCTTTGCTGAGTACATGTGGATGGAAAATGAGGAGGAATATAACAGACAG GTGGAAGAGGAACTGTTGGAGCAGGAGTTCTTGGAGCGCTGCTTCCAGGAAATGCTTGAGGAGGAGGACCAGGACTGGTTCATCCCTGCACGTGACCTCAACAACCAGGGGGTggggcagctgcagcagcagctcaatgGTCTGTCGGTCAGCGATCACCACAGCAACGTGGAGGAAGTGGCG AGGAAGAGCATCTTGAATCCTGAAGCGAAGGAGTTCGTCCCGGGAAAGAAATACTAG
- the LOC113157704 gene encoding uncharacterized protein LOC113157704 produces the protein MIPPSNLKISGHKPSERFLTTYSSDYKPFSERPLQVNQPKPEAKAAPASFTQLQTKRETWPIFYQFFYKTTNSTYGSSACLQPPSCHLFPASPSPFGILSPSISEVRTQEVRVAWETGHLLDEKEKDQLHPGHGGKVNVLEQQEENDELQQEIEDLCEKGMIVYSSLVNPAHCEDLLRSLCRETDLQHLLNLPVASGPIITNKDAENWDSSYLRGLTPATGLKNSAFLQPTSWQCSCCAWETRPNSCCFKVKTISLHIPQGSNLHLAPVPLTIYSTERSRKPLLTEYQSSYAAEWPQSKIRMSDFHHQRPPSHWNPHASL, from the exons ATGATTCCCCCGAGTAACCTGAAG ATTTCAGGGCACAAGCCTTCTGAGAGATTCCTCACAACTTACAGCAGTGACTACAAACCCTTCAGTGAGCGTCCTCTACAAGTCAACCAGCCCAAACCTGAAGCCAAAGCTGCTCCAGCATCTTTCACCCAGCTGCAG aCTAAACGTGAAACCTGGCCTATATTTTATCAGTTCTTTTACAAGACAACCAACAGCACCTATGGGTCATCTGCATGTTTACAG cctCCCTCTTGTCACCTCTTCCCTGCCTCCCCATCTCCATTTGGTATCCTCTCTCCTTCCATTTCTGAAGTCAGGACACAGGAAGTGAGAGTAGCCTGGGAGACTGGGCACTTACTCGACGAGAAGGAGAAAGATCAGCTGCACCCTGGTCATGGTGGGAAAG TAAATGTgttggagcagcaggaggaaaacGATGAGCTCCAGCAGGAGATTGAGGATCTCTGTGAGAAAG GTATGATTGTGTATTCATCCCTTGTTAATCCGGCCCACTGTGAGGATCTTCTTAGATCTCTGTGCAGAGAAACCGACCTGCAGCACCTGCTCAACCTTCCAGTGGCGTCTGGTCCCATTATCACAAACAAAG ATGCTGAAAATTGGGACAGCAGCTACTTGAGAGGCTTGACACCTGCTACTGGTCTGAAAAACAGTGCCTTCCTTCAGCCTACCTCGTGGCAGTGCAGTTG CTGTGCATGGGAAACGCGCCCAAATAGCTGCTGCTTTAAGGTGAAGACCATCTCTCTTCACATCCCTCAGGGCAGCAACCTGCATCTGGCTCCTGTACCGCTGACTATCTACAGCACAGAACGCAGCAGGAAGCCACTGCTGACAGAGTACCAATCCAGTTATGCTGCTGAG TGGCCCCAGTCCAAGATCCGGATGAGCGACTTTCACCATCAACGTCCTCCTAGTCACTGGAACCCTCATGCTTCACTCTGA